The Dunckerocampus dactyliophorus isolate RoL2022-P2 chromosome 16, RoL_Ddac_1.1, whole genome shotgun sequence genome includes a window with the following:
- the rab34b gene encoding ras-related protein Rab-34 isoform X2 translates to MLPPAKNDRIITHLPKCFSPRAALHTKDVFHPDVKAACRDHREDAVRFCRGAFDRNYKATIGVDFQMERFEVLGVPFSLQLWDTAGQERFKCIASTYYRGAQAIIVVFDLSRASSLVHARQWLEDAMRENDPSSVLLFLVGTKKDLSSPELLADVEQEAIRLSEEIRAEYWAVSAKSGDGITDFFLRVASLTFEANVLSELEKGSSRSAGDIIKITSSKEDKRRLARRKSNCC, encoded by the exons ATGTTGCCTCCGGCGAAGAATGACAGGATCATCACACACCTCCCCAAG TGCTTCAGTCCCCGAGCGGCGCTGCACACCAAAGACGTCTTCCATCCCGACGTGAAGGCCGCGTGTCGTGACCACAGGGAGGATGCCGTCAG GTTCTGCAGGGGCGCCTTCGATAGGAACTACAAGGCCACCATCGGTGTGGACTTTCAGATGGAGCGCTTCGAGGTGCTCGGCGTCCCCTTCAGTTTGCAGCT GTGGGACACGGCAGGCCAGGAGCGCTTCAAGTGCATCGCCTCCACGTACTACAGAGGAGCTCAAG CCATCATTGTGGTGTTTGACTTGAGCAGAGCCAGCTCCTTAGTGCACGCCAG GCAGTGGCTGGAGGACGCAATGAGGGAGAACGACCCCTCCAGCGTTCTACTCTTCCTTGTGGGCACCAAGAAAGACCTCAGT TCCCCTGAGCTGCTGGCTGACGTGGAGCAGGAAGCCATCAGACTCTCAGAGGAAATCAGGGCGGAGTACTGGGCCGTTTCTGCAAAGTCAG GGGACGGCATCACAGATTTTTTCCTGCGTGTGGCCTCTTTGACCTTTGAGGCCAACGTCCTGTCTGAGCTGGAGAAAGGCAGCTCCAGGAGCGCGGGGGACATCATCA AGATCACAAGCAGCAAAGAAGACAAGCGCAGGC
- the nsrp1 gene encoding nuclear speckle splicing regulatory protein 1 isoform X1 gives MAVPGKQYGLILPQKKGLIKATSLKKHCVFGDDSDDETSVGESLQKEAAKKKTMRQTQLEMKKALEQDSTVYDYDAVYDDIQQQRLDNSKKVLSEAEKRPKYIHQLMKAVENRKKEQERREERKIQKEREAEGEQFADKEAYVTSAYKLKLQEQKEEEEREKREAAIEAALDVRKQKDLSGFYRHLLNQTVGEEAIPDRSANKSQSSEDPKIPEASQTSCNNTLSPGSDCEDGREEKHGFSKPATAASSHSKRHYRQRSPSSGSSDDERERDRRKKRERETDKRRSQRRDEDRDSRSHGSRRDAERQDRRKERSSKDREREKEERRRSRNSEKDERKDKGEGEERRMKDEEDRKMDEEDADKNKEVKNEGEKVNKFAKRSTEQTLSSARDRYLARQIARSASKTYIEREED, from the exons ATGGCGGTCCCTGGTAAACA GTACGGGCTGATCTTGCCGCAGAAAAAAGGACTAATAAAGGCAACGAGCCTGAAGAAACACTGTGTGTTTGGCGATGACTCTGATGATGAG ACTTCCGTTGGTGAGAGTCTGCAAAAAGAAGCAGCCAAGAAGAAGACGATGAGGCAG ACACAGCTGGAGATGAAGAAGGCGTTGGAGCAGGACAGCACAGTGTACGACTATGACGCCGTGTACGATGACATCCAACAGCAGAGGTTGGACAACAGCAAGAAAGTTCTGTCGGAAGCAGAGAAGCGG CCAAAATACATCCACCAGCTCATGAAGGCGGTAGAAAACCGCAAGAAGGAGCAGGAGCGCAGGGAGGAGAGGAAGATCCAGAAGGAGCGTGAGGCAGAAGGGGAGCAGTTTGCCGACAAGGAGGCGTACGTGACGTCTGCCTACAAGCTGAAGCTGCAGGagcagaaggaggaggaggagcgtgAGAAGAGGGAGGCCGCCATCGAAG CTGCTTTGGACGTGAGGAAGCAAAAAGACCTGAGCGGCTTCTACCGGCACCTTCTGAATCAGACCGTAGGAGAGGAGGCCATCCCGGATCGCTCTGCTAACAA AAGTCAAAGCTCAGAGGATCCAAAAATTCCAGAAGCATCACAAACAAGTTGCAACAACACGTTGAGTCCAGGAAGTGACTGTGAGGACGGCCGTGAGGAGAAACACGGATTCAGCAAGCCAGCCACCGCCGCCTCATCACATTCCAAACGCCATTACAGACAGAGGTCACCTTCCTCAGGCAGCAGCGATGATGAAAGGGAGCGGGACCGACGCAAGAAGAGAGAACGAGAGACGGACAAGCGACGCAGCCAGAGAAGAGATGAAGACAGAGACAGCCGGAGCCACGGCAGCAGGCGGGACGCAGAGCGGCAAGACCGACGCAAGGAGAGAAGCAGTaaagacagagagagggaaaaggaggagaggaggaggagcaggaatTCAGAGAAAGATGAGAGGAAAGACAAAGGTGAAGGGGAGGAGAGAAGGATGAAGGATGAAGAGGACAGAAAGATGGACGAGGAGGATGCAGACAAGAATAAAGAAGTGAAGAATGAAGGTGAGAAGGTGAACAAGTTTGCTAAACGTTCTACTGAGCAGACGCTGAGCTCAGCTAGAGATCGATACCTTGCTCGACAGATAGCTCGCTCCGCCTCCAAGACCTACATAGAGCGCGAGGAAGACTGA
- the rab34b gene encoding ras-related protein Rab-34 isoform X1 — translation MLPPAKNDRIITHLPKCFSPRAALHTKDVFHPDVKAACRDHREDAVSFNVAKVIVVGDVSVGKTCLVSRFCRGAFDRNYKATIGVDFQMERFEVLGVPFSLQLWDTAGQERFKCIASTYYRGAQAIIVVFDLSRASSLVHARQWLEDAMRENDPSSVLLFLVGTKKDLSSPELLADVEQEAIRLSEEIRAEYWAVSAKSGDGITDFFLRVASLTFEANVLSELEKGSSRSAGDIIKITSSKEDKRRLARRKSNCC, via the exons ATGTTGCCTCCGGCGAAGAATGACAGGATCATCACACACCTCCCCAAG TGCTTCAGTCCCCGAGCGGCGCTGCACACCAAAGACGTCTTCCATCCCGACGTGAAGGCCGCGTGTCGTGACCACAGGGAGGATGCCGTCAG CTTTAACGTGGCCAAAGTCATCGTGGTGGGCGACGTCTCTGTCGGGAAAACATGCTTGGTCAGCAG GTTCTGCAGGGGCGCCTTCGATAGGAACTACAAGGCCACCATCGGTGTGGACTTTCAGATGGAGCGCTTCGAGGTGCTCGGCGTCCCCTTCAGTTTGCAGCT GTGGGACACGGCAGGCCAGGAGCGCTTCAAGTGCATCGCCTCCACGTACTACAGAGGAGCTCAAG CCATCATTGTGGTGTTTGACTTGAGCAGAGCCAGCTCCTTAGTGCACGCCAG GCAGTGGCTGGAGGACGCAATGAGGGAGAACGACCCCTCCAGCGTTCTACTCTTCCTTGTGGGCACCAAGAAAGACCTCAGT TCCCCTGAGCTGCTGGCTGACGTGGAGCAGGAAGCCATCAGACTCTCAGAGGAAATCAGGGCGGAGTACTGGGCCGTTTCTGCAAAGTCAG GGGACGGCATCACAGATTTTTTCCTGCGTGTGGCCTCTTTGACCTTTGAGGCCAACGTCCTGTCTGAGCTGGAGAAAGGCAGCTCCAGGAGCGCGGGGGACATCATCA AGATCACAAGCAGCAAAGAAGACAAGCGCAGGC
- the nsrp1 gene encoding nuclear speckle splicing regulatory protein 1 isoform X2, translating into MRQTQLEMKKALEQDSTVYDYDAVYDDIQQQRLDNSKKVLSEAEKRPKYIHQLMKAVENRKKEQERREERKIQKEREAEGEQFADKEAYVTSAYKLKLQEQKEEEEREKREAAIEAALDVRKQKDLSGFYRHLLNQTVGEEAIPDRSANKSQSSEDPKIPEASQTSCNNTLSPGSDCEDGREEKHGFSKPATAASSHSKRHYRQRSPSSGSSDDERERDRRKKRERETDKRRSQRRDEDRDSRSHGSRRDAERQDRRKERSSKDREREKEERRRSRNSEKDERKDKGEGEERRMKDEEDRKMDEEDADKNKEVKNEGEKVNKFAKRSTEQTLSSARDRYLARQIARSASKTYIEREED; encoded by the exons ATGAGGCAG ACACAGCTGGAGATGAAGAAGGCGTTGGAGCAGGACAGCACAGTGTACGACTATGACGCCGTGTACGATGACATCCAACAGCAGAGGTTGGACAACAGCAAGAAAGTTCTGTCGGAAGCAGAGAAGCGG CCAAAATACATCCACCAGCTCATGAAGGCGGTAGAAAACCGCAAGAAGGAGCAGGAGCGCAGGGAGGAGAGGAAGATCCAGAAGGAGCGTGAGGCAGAAGGGGAGCAGTTTGCCGACAAGGAGGCGTACGTGACGTCTGCCTACAAGCTGAAGCTGCAGGagcagaaggaggaggaggagcgtgAGAAGAGGGAGGCCGCCATCGAAG CTGCTTTGGACGTGAGGAAGCAAAAAGACCTGAGCGGCTTCTACCGGCACCTTCTGAATCAGACCGTAGGAGAGGAGGCCATCCCGGATCGCTCTGCTAACAA AAGTCAAAGCTCAGAGGATCCAAAAATTCCAGAAGCATCACAAACAAGTTGCAACAACACGTTGAGTCCAGGAAGTGACTGTGAGGACGGCCGTGAGGAGAAACACGGATTCAGCAAGCCAGCCACCGCCGCCTCATCACATTCCAAACGCCATTACAGACAGAGGTCACCTTCCTCAGGCAGCAGCGATGATGAAAGGGAGCGGGACCGACGCAAGAAGAGAGAACGAGAGACGGACAAGCGACGCAGCCAGAGAAGAGATGAAGACAGAGACAGCCGGAGCCACGGCAGCAGGCGGGACGCAGAGCGGCAAGACCGACGCAAGGAGAGAAGCAGTaaagacagagagagggaaaaggaggagaggaggaggagcaggaatTCAGAGAAAGATGAGAGGAAAGACAAAGGTGAAGGGGAGGAGAGAAGGATGAAGGATGAAGAGGACAGAAAGATGGACGAGGAGGATGCAGACAAGAATAAAGAAGTGAAGAATGAAGGTGAGAAGGTGAACAAGTTTGCTAAACGTTCTACTGAGCAGACGCTGAGCTCAGCTAGAGATCGATACCTTGCTCGACAGATAGCTCGCTCCGCCTCCAAGACCTACATAGAGCGCGAGGAAGACTGA